A DNA window from Doryrhamphus excisus isolate RoL2022-K1 chromosome 2, RoL_Dexc_1.0, whole genome shotgun sequence contains the following coding sequences:
- the trim32 gene encoding E3 ubiquitin-protein ligase TRIM32, translating to MATASYPLDAELMREVLECPICLETFNEDQLRPKLLQCGHTVCRHCLEKLLANTINGVRCPFCSKVSRMSSISQLADNLTVLKILDCATSCSAAAAALMCGSCCNRLPRQYCHDCTVVLCELCKGEGHLHKGHSVQLIRMAAEQRRKELGGKLSTLRELMGEIQKKKTAIENVSKSLRAKYRAVQQDYTTAELLLQDELSQSRMTFRASMAEVQKLNAQVLEEQTYRLNIAEVKVVSCCDYLNMRVRQSDISLLKDEGAGCDDEELNLRSSLPTVFQLHEPELVRTENSKPTEVGHLTTSPYTVNTDSAECRLEAALEEDAESVEGAVGGAVGPPVDIYRDVDMIAAADETSCSSPGTYKSKSMDAGGGSQDGACAGPPLCQFVKKMGCKGTLPGSFNLPVSICVTQQGEVLVADRGNYRIQIFNRKGFQREIRRNASSIDNFVLSFLGADLPNLMPLSIAVTPQGLIGVTDNYDNSVKVYTMDGQCIACHKNQLIKPWGITAMPSGQFVVSDVEGGKLWCIAVDRNAGVVSYNRLCSAVRPKFVTCDAAGTVYFTQGLALNFEKRHNEPHLEGGFSIGSVGTDGQLGKQLSHFFSESEDFCCITGMCVDTNGDLLVTDSGRKEILQFPKEGGFKVLIQDGLNCPVGVATTPKGQLLVLDCWDHCVKVYSYIQRRHSSTS from the coding sequence ATGGCGACAGCGTCTTATCCACTTGATGCAGAGCTAATGCGAGAAGTCCTTGAATGTCCTATCTGCCTGGAGACCTTCAACGAGGACCAACTCAGACCAAAGCTCCTTCAGTGTGGTCACACCGTATGCCGACATTGCCTCGAGAAACTCTTGGCCAACACCATAAATGGCGTACGCTGCCCCTTCTGTAGCAAGGTCTCACGCATGAGCAGCATCTCACAGTTGGCAGACAATCTCACAGTTCTGAAGATCCTCGATTGTGCCACATCCTGCAGTGCGGCGGCCGCCGCCCTAATGTGTGGGTCCTGCTGCAACCGCTTACCACGGCAGTACTGCCACGACTGCACCGTGGTTCTGTGTGAGCTATGTAAAGGCGAGGGGCATCTACACAAGGGCCATTCCGTCCAGCTGATTCGGATGGCCGCTGAGCAACGTCGTAAAGAACTGGGCGGTAAGCTGTCTACCCTACGTGAACTCATGGGTGAAATCCAGAAGAAAAAGACAGCAATTGAAAACGTTTCCAAATCCTTGAGAGCCAAGTATCGCGCAGTGCAGCAGGATTACACCACAGCCGAGCTGCTGCTTCAAGATGAGCTGAGCCAGTCTCGGATGACGTTCAGGGCGTCCATGGCGGAAGTGCAGAAGCTCAACGCGCAGGTCCTCGAGGAGCAGACATATCGCCTGAACATCGCGGAGGTAAAGGTGGTGTCGTGCTGCGATTATCTAAACATGCGGGTGAGGCAAAGCGATATCAGCCTGCTCAAGGATGAAGGAGCCGGATGTGACGATGAGGAGCTCAACCTGAGGAGCAGCCTACCCACCGTGTTCCAGCTACATGAGCCCGAGCTGGTCCGCACAGAGAACTCTAAACCAACAGAGGTTGGGCATTTGACCACCAGTCCATACACGGTGAACACAGACAGTGCAGAATGCAGGTTGGAGGCTGCGCTTGAGGAGGACGCTGAGAGTGTAGAAGGAGCTGTAGGTGGAGCAGTGGGGCCTCCAGTGGATATTTACCGAGATGTGGACATGATAGCAGCTGCTGATGAGACTTCCTGTAGCTCACCAGGCACTTACAAGTCCAAGTCCATGGATGCAGGAGGGGGATCGCAAGACGGAGCATGTGCCGGTCCTCCATTGTGCCAGTTTGTGAAGAAAATGGGCTGTAAGGGAACTCTTCCTGGCTCTTTCAATTTACCAGTTAGCATCTGTGTGACCCAGCAAGGCGAGGTCCTGGTGGCTGACCGTGGCAACTACCGCATCCAAATATTCAACCGCAAAGGCTTCCAGCGTGAAATCCGTCGCAACGCCAGCAGCATAGATAACTTCGTCCTGAGCTTCCTCGGCGCCGACCTGCCAAACCTCATGCCCTTGTCCATTGCGGTCACACCTCAAGGTCTAATTGGGGTCACCGACAACTACGACAACTCGGTTAAAGTGTACACCATGGATGGACAGTGCATCGCGTGCCACAAGAACCAACTTATTAAACCTTGGGGCATCACGGCTATGCCTTCGGGCCAGTTTGTGGTGTCAGACGTGGAGGGAGGCAAACTGTGGTGCATCGCTGTCGACCGTAACGCCGGTGTGGTGAGCTACAACCGGCTGTGCTCGGCGGTGCGGCCAAAGTTTGTGACGTGCGATGCCGCCGGTACGGTCTACTTCACCCAAGGCCTGGCGCTGAACTTTGAGAAACGCCACAACGAGCCCCACCTCGAGGGCGGATTCTCCATCGGCTCGGTGGGCACCGACGGCCAGCTTGGCAAGCAGCTGAGCCATTTCTTCTCCGAGTCGGAGGACTTCTGCTGCATCACCGGCATGTGCGTGGACACTAATGGGGATTTACTGGTAACGGACAGCGGCCGAAAGGAGATCCTTCAGTTTCCCAAGGAAGGGGGGTTCAAAGTTCTCATCCAAGATGGACTTAACTGTCCAGTGGGGGTGGCCACCACACCCAAAGGGCAGCTACTCGTGCTGGACTGCTGGGACCACTGTGTCAAAGTGTACTCTTACATTCAAAGAAGGCACTCGTCTACCTCCTAG